One part of the Humulus lupulus chromosome 9, drHumLupu1.1, whole genome shotgun sequence genome encodes these proteins:
- the LOC133799295 gene encoding secreted RxLR effector protein 161-like: protein MSNPGKIHWLAMKWLIRFLIGSNKVGLVYKQQQASTTIEGYNDADYAGDRDSRKSTSAYMFLMGGNCVSSKVQLKPVVALSTTESKYIATTEAINEVVY from the coding sequence ATGTCTAATCCTGGGAAAATTCACTGGTTAGCTATGAAGTGGTTAATCAGATTCCTAATTGGATCTAACAAGGTGGGATTAGTCTATAAGCAGCAACAAGCAAGTACTACAATAGAGGGATACAATGATGCTGACTATGCAGGCGATAGGGACAGTCGAAAGTCTACATCTGCCTATATGTTCTTAATGGGAGGAAACTGTGTTAGCTCAAAAGTTCAACTAAAACCTGTTGTGGCACTATCAACTACAGAATCAAAGTACATAGCAACTACTGAAGCAATAAATGAagttgtttactga